One genomic region from Tripterygium wilfordii isolate XIE 37 chromosome 20, ASM1340144v1, whole genome shotgun sequence encodes:
- the LOC119986694 gene encoding peroxisome biogenesis protein 19-1-like produces the protein MANQTDDLDALLDSALDDFQSLNLSNSQQRSEGDGAESRKESALLPKGVQGLGMGLPDLKSKKKGKQKVSKDAHVAEALDKLREQTREAVKGVESVTSAQLDDFPKDEMMEDWVKQFEELAGSQDMESIVETMMQQLLSKEILYEPMKEIGERYPNWLEERKTSLSKEDYERYCRQYQLIKELNDVYDNDPSNFAKIVELMQKMQECGQPPSDIVRELAPDFDLASLGQITPGMLESQGNCCIM, from the exons ATGGCCAACCAAACCGATGATTTAGACGCCCTGCTTGACA GTGCCTTGGATgatttccaaagcctcaaccTCTCTAATTCTCAACAAAG GAGTGAAGGGGATGGTGCAGAGAGCAGAAAGGAGTCTGCTTTGTTGCCAAAAGGGGTTCAAGGACTGGGGATGGGATTGCCGGACTTGAAGAGCAAGAAGAAGGGGAAGCAGAAGGTTTCAAAGGATGCCCATGTGGCAGAGGCGCTTGACAAGCTCAGGGAGCAGACTAGGGAGGCTGTTAAAGGAGTGGAGTCGGTGACCAGTGCCCAATTGGATGATTTCCCTAAGGATGAAATGATGGAGGATTGGGTCAAGCAATTTGAGGAGCTTGCTGGCTCACAG GATATGGAATCTATTGTGGAGACCATGATGCAACAGCTTTTGTCTAAAGAAATTCTTTATGAACCCATGAAGGAAATTGGAGAAAGGTATCCAAACTGGTTGGAAGAGCGTAAAACCAGTTTGAGCAAAGAAGACTATGAACGTTACTGCCGTCAATATCAGCTCATAAAAGAACTTAATGATGTTTATGACAATGATCCCAGTAACTTCGCCAAGATTGTTGAGCTAATGCAAAAAATGCAAGAATGTGGCCAACCACCAAGTGATATCGTGCGCGAACTTGCTCCTGATTTTGATTTGGCTAGTCTTGGTCAAAT AACACCGGGGATGCTCGAGTCACAAGGAAATTGCTGTATAATGTGA